A window from Apostichopus japonicus isolate 1M-3 chromosome 2, ASM3797524v1, whole genome shotgun sequence encodes these proteins:
- the LOC139981804 gene encoding protein PET100 homolog, mitochondrial-like isoform X2: MSLYVMFPVATFYFFNKPELFEEYVTGRVRQLYPPEDKMQKEELQKLKEKMQVKYEAKVVKENEAQRQLFEAKRKLAQS; the protein is encoded by the exons ATGTCACTGTATGTGATGTTCCCTGTAGCCACATTTTACTTCTTCAACAAACCAGAACTGTTTGAAGAATATGTGACAGGCAGAGTG AGGCAGCTGTATCCTCCTGAAGATAAAATGCAG AAGGAAGAATTGCAGAAGCTCAAAGAGAAGATGCAGGTGAAATACGAAGCCAAAGTTGTCAAGGAGAACGAAGCTCAGAGGCAGCTGTTTGAAGCTAAGAGGAAACTAGCCCAGTCATGA
- the LOC139981804 gene encoding protein PET100 homolog, mitochondrial-like isoform X1, whose product MGNWRLEVFKMSLYVMFPVATFYFFNKPELFEEYVTGRVRQLYPPEDKMQKEELQKLKEKMQVKYEAKVVKENEAQRQLFEAKRKLAQS is encoded by the exons ATGGGGAATTGGCGATTGGAAGTTTTCAAG ATGTCACTGTATGTGATGTTCCCTGTAGCCACATTTTACTTCTTCAACAAACCAGAACTGTTTGAAGAATATGTGACAGGCAGAGTG AGGCAGCTGTATCCTCCTGAAGATAAAATGCAG AAGGAAGAATTGCAGAAGCTCAAAGAGAAGATGCAGGTGAAATACGAAGCCAAAGTTGTCAAGGAGAACGAAGCTCAGAGGCAGCTGTTTGAAGCTAAGAGGAAACTAGCCCAGTCATGA